GCGCGGCTTCATCAGCTGGCGCACCCTGAGGTCCGAGGCCGCCGCGCTCCTCGACACCTGGGACGTGCACGTCGACCCCGAGGCCCGCACCGCCGACCTCAAGGTCGAGGACCGCCAAATGGTGGAGATCGCCCGTGCGTTGAGTTTCGGCGCCCGGTTCATCGTGCTCGACGAGCCCACCGCCCAGCTCGACAACCGCGAGATCGAGCGGCTCTTCACCCGCATGCGCGCGCTCCAGGACTCCGGCGTCACCTTCCTGTTCATCTCGCACCATCTGCAGGAGGTGTACGAGGTCTGCCAGACCGTCACCGTGCTGCGTGACGCCCGCTGGATCACCACGGCCCCGGTCGCCGAACTCCCGCGGCAGGCCCTGGTGGAGGCGATGGCGGGGGAGTCCATCGAGGCCATCGCCGAACAGGCCGTGGATCCCAGGGACGTCGACCACGAGGCCCCCGTCCTCCTCGAAGCCCGCGGGCTCACCTCTCCGTCGTACCAGAACATCGACCTCACCGTTCGCCGCGGCGAGGTCGTCGGACTGGCCGGCATCAGCGGCAGCGGCAAGGTCGAACTCGCCGAGTCCTTCGCGGGACTGCACACCCCGACGGGCGGGACCGCCCGACTGGACGGTGAGCGGCTCCCGTTCGGCGATGTGCAGGCCGCCCTCAAGGCGGGCGTCGGCTGTGTGCCCCGTGACCGGCACGAGCAGGGCCTGGTCGCCGGCATGACCATCGGCGACAACGCCACCATGACCGTCCTGAACCGGCTCGGCCGGTACGGCTTCGTCGGCACCGACCACAAGCGCGGCTTCGCCACCGCCCTCATCGACCGCCTCGACATCCACACCGAGGGCCCCGACCAGCCCGTCTCCGACCTGTCCGGCGGCAATGCGCAGAAGGTCGTCATGGCCCGCGCCCTCGCCTCCGACCCCAAGCTCCTGGTCCTCATCAACCCCACCGCGGGCGTCGACGTGAAGTCCAAGGAGTCCCTGCTGGCCCGGATGGACAGCGCCCGCGAGGACGGCACCGCCGTGCTGGTCGTCTCCGACGAACTCGACGACCTTCGGCGCTGCGACCGCGTCCTCGTCCTCTTCCACGGCCGTGTCGTCGCCGAGCACCCGGCGGGCTGGCGCGACCACGAGCTGATCGCCTCCATCGAAGGAGTGGACCATGGCTGACACCAAGGCTCCGCCGGTGAAGCAGCCGCGGGTGCCCGAGGCCCGGGCGGCCCGCACGGTACTGCTGCGTCGCGCCCGCGAACTGGCCCTCGTGCCGGCCCTGTTGCTGCTCATGGTGCTCGGCGCGGTGGTCAACGACTCGTTCCTCACCGAGCGCAACCTGATCTCGATCCTCGGTGCCTCGGCCGCGCTCGCGATGGTGGTGCTGGCCGAGTCGCTGGTGCTGATCACCGGCAAGTTCGACCTGTCGCTGGAATCGGTCGTCGGTATCGCGCCCGCTGTCGGAGCGCTGCTCGTGCTGCCCGTCGCCCAGTCCGGCTGGGGCACCGAGTTCCCGGCCGCGCTCTCCCTGCTGGCGATCCTGGTGGTCGGTGCGGCGATCGGCGCGTTCAACGGGATCCTGGTCGTGAAGTTCCGGCTGAACGCGTTCATCGTGACCCTGGCGATGCTGATCGTGCTGCGTGGTCTGCTGGTCGGCGCGACCAAGGGCAAGACGCTGTTCGGAATGCCCGACAGCTTCTACTCCCTCGCGACGACGACCTTCCTCAACGTCCCGATGTCGGTGTGGCTGGCCGCCGTCGCCTTCGCGGTCGCCGGGTTCGTGCTGAAGTACCACCGGATCGGGCGCGCGCTGTACGCCATCGGCGGCAACGCGGACGCGGCCCGGGCGGCCGGTATCCGGGTCGAGCGCGTGATGCTCGGCGTGTTCGTCGTCGCGGGTGTGCTGGCGGCGGTCGGCGGGATCATGCAGACCGGCTATGTCGGAGCGATCAGCGCCAACCAGGGCAACAACATGATCTTCACCGTGTTCGCGGCGGCGGTGATCGGCGGCATCAGCCTCGACGGCGGCAAGGGCACCATGTTCGGCGCCCTGACCGGCGTCCTGCTCCTGGGTGTCGTACAGAACCTGCTCACCCTCGCCCAGGTGCCGTCCTTCTGGATTCAGGCCATCTACGGCGGAATCATCCTCGTCGCCCTCATGATCGCCCGCGTCACGACGGGCCGCGCCCAGGACTGACCCGCATTGTCCCCGCCAGCCACCGAAAGGCCCTCTGTGTCCCAGACGCCCGTCCCCTCTTCCCGCATCTCCGCGGTCGACACCTATGACATCCGTTTCCCCACCTCGCGGGAGCTCGACGGCTCCGACGCGATGAATCCGGACCCCGACTACTCGGCCGCGTACGTCGTGCTGCGCACGGACGCCGAGGGTGGTCCGGAGGGGCACGGTTTCACCTTCACCATCGGGCGGGGCAACGAGGTCCAGGTCGCCGCGATCCACGCTCTGCGCCACCATGTGGTCGGACGGTCCGTCAACGAGGTGTGCGCCGACCCCGGCGTGCTGTTCCGGGATCTGATCGGCGACAGCCAACTGCGCTGGCTCGGGCCCGAGAAGGGTGTGATGCACATGGCGATCGGCGCGGTGACCAACGCCGTGTGGGACCTCGCCGCCAAGCGGGCGCGCAAGCCGCTGTGGCAGTTCCTCGCCGACGCCGACCCCGAGTGGCTGGTCGGCCAGATCGACTTCCGCTACCTCACCGACGCCCTCAGCCCCGAGGAGGCGCTGACCCTCCTGCGCCGCGGCCGGGACGGCGCCGAGGACCGCAGAGCCCGGCTCCTGGAGCGCGGCTACCCCGCCTACACCACCTCCGCCGGCTGGCTCGGCTACGACGACGACAAGCTCACCCGGCTCGCCGCCGATGCGGTCGCCGACGGCTTCCGGCAGATCAAGCTGAAGGTCGGCGCCGATCTGGAGGACGACATCCGGCGCTGCCGGGTCGCCCGGTCCGTGATCGGCCCGGACATCCGCATGGCGATCGACGCCAACCAGCGCTGGGACGTCGACGAGGCGATCCGCTGGACCAAGGCCCTCGCCGAGTTCGACCCGTACTGGATCGAGGAGCCCACCAGCCCCGACGACGTCCTCGGGCACGCCGCGATCCGCAAGGCCGTGACCCCGGTGAAGGTCGCCACCGGAGAGCACGTCCACAACCGGGTCGTCTTCAAGCAGCTGCTTCAGGCCGGCGCGATCGACGTCGTCCAGATCGACGCGGCCCGCGTCGCCGGCGTCAACGAGAACCTCGCGATCCTGCTGCTCGCCGCCAAGTTCGGCGTGCCGGTGTGCCCGCACGCGGGCGGCGTCGGCCTGTGCGAACTCGTCCAGCACCTCTCGATGTTCGACTACGTCGCCGTCTCCGGCACCACCGACGACCGCGTCATCGAGTACGTCGACCATCTGCACGACCACTTCCTCGACCCGGTGGTGATCCGCGACGGTCACTACACGGCACCCACCGCGCCGGGCTTCTCCGCGGACATGCGGCCCGAGTCCATCGCGCGGTACACGTTCCCCGGCGGCGCCTTCTGGGCCGCCGACCTCCAGACGCAGCAGAAGGGGCAGGCGGCATGAACGACTTCGAGGGACTGAGGGCCCTGGTGACGGGCGGCGCCTCCGGCATCGGCCGGGCCACCGCGGAACTCCTGGCCGCGCGCGGCGCCCAGGTCGCCGTCCTCGACCTGGACCCGTCCTCCGTGGAGAAGCCGCTGCTCGCCCACCGCGCCGACGTCACCGACGACGCCTCCGTCCGGGAGGCCGTCGCCGCCGCCCTCGCCGAACTCGGCGGACTCGACATCCTGATCAACAACGCGGGCATCGGCGCCCAGGGCACCGTCGAGGACAACGACGACGCCGAATGGCACCGCGTGATGGACGTCAACGTCGTCGGCATGGTCCGCGCAGCCCGCGCCGCCCTTCCGCACCTGCGCGAGTCGTCGCACGCCGCGATCGTCAACACCTGCTCCATCGCCGCCACAGCAGGCCTCCCGCAACGTGCCCTGTACAGCGCGACCAAGGGCGCCGTGTACTCCCTGACCCTTGCCATGGCCGCCGACCACGTCCGCGAGGGCATCCGCGTCAACTGCGTCAACCCCGGCACCGTGGACACCCCGTGGGTCGGCCGCCTCCTCGGCGTCGCCGCCGACCCGGCCGCCGAACGCGCCGCCCTGGAGGCCCGCCAGCCCACCGGCCGCCTGGTCAGCGCGGCTGAAGTCGCGGGCGCCATCGCCTACTTGGCGAGCCCTCTGTCGGGCGCCACCACCGGCACGGCACTGGCCGTCGACGGCGGCATGCAGGGTCTGCGCCTGCGTCCGGCGGGCCGGTGAGCACCCCGCCTGCGCCCGGCGGCCGGCCGGTGAACACCCTCGGCAGGAGCGGCGTCGAGGTCACCCCGCTCGCCTTCGGCGCCGCCCCGATCGGCAACCTGTTCACCGAGATCACGGAAGAGCAGGCGCACGAAACCGTCGCCGCCGCCTGGCAGCAGGGCATCCGCTACTTCGACACCGCCCCGCACTACGGCCTCGGCCTGTCCGAACGCCGCCTGGGCGCCGCCCTGCGCGAGCACCCACGGGAGGCGTACACGATCTCGACGAAGGTCGGCCGCCGCCTGGAGCCGGTCGACACCCCGGGCGACGACCTCGCGCACGGCTTCGCCGTACCCGCCTCCCACCGCCGCGTCTGGGACTTCAGCGCCGACGGCATACGACGCACCCTCGACGCCGGCCTGGAACGGCTCGGCCTCGACCGCGTCGACGTCGTCTACCTCCACGACCCCGACGACCACGCCGAACAGGCCTTCCACGAGGCCTATCCCGCGCTGGAGAAACTTCGCTCCGAAGGCGTCGTTGGCGCCATCGGCGCGGGCATGAACCAGGCCGGGATGCTGACCCGCTTCGTCCGCGACACGGACGTCGACGTGGTGCTGTGCGCCGGCCGCTACACGCTGCTCGACCAGAGCGCGCTCACCGAACTCCTGCCCGCCGCCGTGGACCGCGGCACGTCCGTCGTCATCGGCGGCGCCTTCAACTCCGGCCTGCTGGCGGATCCGAGGCCGGAATCGACGTACGACTACGACCGGGCACCACAGGAGGTGCTGGACCGCGCCCTGCGCATGCAGTCCGTCGCCCACCGCCACGGCATCACCCTGCGGGCCGCCGCCCTCTCCTACTGCGCCGCGCACCCGGCCGTCGCGAGCGTCCTCGTCGGCGCGCGGTCGGCGGCCGAAGTCCGGGACTGCGCCGAGCAGTTCGCGTCTCAGGTGCCTCAGGCGTTCTGGCGGGAGCTGAGAGAGACCGGCCTGCTGTCCGACGAGGAGCCGTCATGAGAGTCGCCCTGCACACCAAGGTCCGCGCAGACCGGGTCGCGGAATACGAGGCCGCGCACCGTGAGGTCCCGAAGGAGCTGACGGACGCCATCCGCGCCGCCGGCGCCACCTCCTGGACGATCTGGCGCAGTGGCACCGACCTCTTCCACGTCCTGGAGTGCGCGGACTACGCCCGGCTCCTCGCCGAGCTGGAGCGGCTGCCGGTCAACGTCGCCTGGCAGGCGCGGATGGCGGAACTCCTCGACGTGGTGCACGACTACTCCGACGAGGGAGCCGACGCGGGCCTGCCCGTCGTATGGGAGCTGCCGTGACCGTCGACGCCCACCACCACGTCTGGGACCTCTCCGTACGCGACCAGGACTGGATCACCGGAGACGAACTCCGGCCGATCCGGCGGAACTTCTCCGTCGCCGACCTGGAACCCGAGGCGCGGGCCGCCGGAGTGGACCGTACCGTCCTCGTCCAGACCGTCACCGTGCCGGACGAGACCCCGGAGTTCCTCGCTCTCGCCGCCGCGCACGACCTGATCGGCGCGGTCGTCGGCTGGACGGATCTCACCCGCCCGGACGTCGCCGACGAGCTGGCCCGGCTGCGTGAGCTCCCCGGCGGCGACCACCTGAAGGGCATCCGCCACCAGGTCCAGGGCGAACCCGACCCGGAGTGGCTGCTGCGTCCCGACGTCCGCCGCGGACTCGCCGCCGTCGCCGACGCGGGCCTGGTCTACGATCTCGTCGTCCTGCCCCATCAGCTGCCGGCCTGCGCCAAGGCCGCCGCGGACCACCCGGACCTCACCTTCGTCCTGGACCACCTCGGCAAACCCCCCATCGCCTCCGGCCGACAGGAACCCTGGGCGAGCGCCGTCCGCACCCTCGCCGCACTGCCCAACACGGTCTGCAAGATCTCCGGCATGGTCACCGAGGCCGACCCGAGGTTCTGGACGGTCGACGACCTGCGCCCGTACGCCGACACCGTCCTCGAGGCCTTCGGCCCGGACCGCCTGATGTTCGGCTCGGACTGGCCGGTGTGCACGCTGGCGGCGACCTACGGTGAAGTGCTCTGGGCAGCACGGGAGTTGACGGACGCAAGCGACCGCTCCCGTATCTTCGAGGCCACCGCCACCCGCGTCTACGACCTCTGAGTCACCCCCGCCAGCCGGGTAGGCGGCAGATACTCCCGCACATACGTCCGCTCCCAGCACGCGCCCGTCTCCCGCAGCTCACGCCAGGTCGTGTAGCGGTAACGGAAGAGACGGGCGCGGACGAACCGCGGGGGCTCGTCGGGCTGGAAGGGCGAGCGGCGCAGCAGCTTCAGCGTGGCGCGGTCGTTCTCCAGGAGCCGCTCCACCAGGGCGCCGAACCAGGAGCCGGCATACGCGGGCGACAGCGCGGCGAACCACATCATCCAGTCGAGCCGCAGATGGTACGGCGCGAACTGGCGCGGCCAGTGCCGGGGATCACCCGGCTTGCCCTTGAACTCGTACTCCCGCCAGTCCGAGTCCTCGCGCGCCACCGGATCGGTCGTGCCCTCGACGACCACCTCGTAGCGGACCCGGCTCACGCTGCCGAACGCCCCGTAGGTGTTGACCAGGTGCAACGGGTCGAAGGAGCGATTCATCACCTGGCGGCGGGAGATCATGTTGCGGACCGGCCGGTAGCTCAGGCCCACGAGCAGCGCGGCGACGGCGAGAACCACGATCTCGTACCAGAGCGGGGCGTCGGCGACGGACGGCGGCGTGGTGGGGAACTCGATCGCCGACAGGGCCAGCACGATCGTGATCCAGTTCAGCCAGGAGAAGTTGCCCGACAGGACGAGCCACAGCTGGGTGACGATCATCAAGGACGCCGCGGCGGTCGCGATCGGCTGCGGGGTGAACAGCAGGATGGGCACGACGAGCTGGGTGAAATGGTTCGCGGCCACCTCCGCGCGGTGCAGGGGCCGGGGGAGATGGTGGAAGAACCAGCTCAGCGGGCCCGGCATCGGTTGGGTCTCATGGTGGTGGTACAGGCACGTCAGGTTCCGCCAGCAGGCGTCACCGCGCATCTTGATCAGCCCGGCCCCGAACTCCACCCGGAACAGGATCCAGCGCAGCAGGAAGAGGACGACGATCGGCGGGGCCACTTCGTCATTGCCGAGGAAGACCGCGAGGAAGCCGACCTCCAGGAGCAGCGACTCCCAGCCGAAGCCGTACCAGGTCTGGCCGACGTTGACGATCGACAGATACAGCACCCACGGCACCAGCCACAGCAGCATGCCGCCCCACAGCGGCAGCAGCGAGTCCAGCCCCGCCAGCAGAGCCGCCGACACCGCGCAGCCCGCCCAGGCGGAGGCCGCGAAGAACCGGTCCGAGTAGTGCAGTTGGAACAGGCTCGGCGCCTGCTGGAAAGGCACCCGTGCGACGAACCGGGGGATCGGCAGCATGCCGCGCTCGCCCAGCAGTGGGCGGAACTGCAGCGCCGCCGTGACGAACGCGACCAGATACACAGCGGCCAGAGCCCGCTGGAAGACCAGCCGGCTCAGCCAGTAGTCGGGTGCGATGAACCACTCCACGGCCGTGCGCGCCCCTCTTTGCGGCTAAACCGCCGCCGCTTTCGCGGACCTGGTTGATCGCCGTCGTGGTCGCTCAATTGATGGTTGCGGTGGTCGTCGCTTACATCATGGCTTCTTCCCGGGTTGCGTACCAGATGGGCCGCTCACCGGTCGAAGAATCAGCCGAATCCTGGCAAGGTAGGCCCATGGTTGATCGGGGAGCGAGCGCCCCGTCAGTCCCGGACGACTGGCCCGCCCACCCGGATCCGATCCTGGCGCTCAATCGCATGGGCAGCTTCGACTGGGACCTGGACACCGGCCTCTTCCACATGGACGCCCAGGCCCACGAGGTCTTCGACCTGCGCCCCGACGAATACGACGGCAACCCCGAAACCCTCGCCGTCCGGGTCCCGCGCCCGGAGGCCCACCGGCTCGACGGCCTGGTCGCCCAGGCCATGAAGGACGGCAGCGAGAACTACGGCACCTACTTCCGCATCCGCCGCCGCGACGGCATGCTGCGCTGGACCC
This genomic window from Streptomyces sp. DG2A-72 contains:
- a CDS encoding sugar ABC transporter ATP-binding protein; translation: MSTPLVEARGITKRYGPTTALYEGQLTVFPGESHGLVGRNGAGKSTLVNILTGLQPADEGTVRFDGEPAPPLADRDAWRRKVACVYQKPTLVPEMTVAENLFIAEIHAAKSTRLGVRVGRGSGPRRSRYGMRRPPDKHSINRQPLQRGFISWRTLRSEAAALLDTWDVHVDPEARTADLKVEDRQMVEIARALSFGARFIVLDEPTAQLDNREIERLFTRMRALQDSGVTFLFISHHLQEVYEVCQTVTVLRDARWITTAPVAELPRQALVEAMAGESIEAIAEQAVDPRDVDHEAPVLLEARGLTSPSYQNIDLTVRRGEVVGLAGISGSGKVELAESFAGLHTPTGGTARLDGERLPFGDVQAALKAGVGCVPRDRHEQGLVAGMTIGDNATMTVLNRLGRYGFVGTDHKRGFATALIDRLDIHTEGPDQPVSDLSGGNAQKVVMARALASDPKLLVLINPTAGVDVKSKESLLARMDSAREDGTAVLVVSDELDDLRRCDRVLVLFHGRVVAEHPAGWRDHELIASIEGVDHG
- a CDS encoding ABC transporter permease gives rise to the protein MADTKAPPVKQPRVPEARAARTVLLRRARELALVPALLLLMVLGAVVNDSFLTERNLISILGASAALAMVVLAESLVLITGKFDLSLESVVGIAPAVGALLVLPVAQSGWGTEFPAALSLLAILVVGAAIGAFNGILVVKFRLNAFIVTLAMLIVLRGLLVGATKGKTLFGMPDSFYSLATTTFLNVPMSVWLAAVAFAVAGFVLKYHRIGRALYAIGGNADAARAAGIRVERVMLGVFVVAGVLAAVGGIMQTGYVGAISANQGNNMIFTVFAAAVIGGISLDGGKGTMFGALTGVLLLGVVQNLLTLAQVPSFWIQAIYGGIILVALMIARVTTGRAQD
- a CDS encoding L-fuconate dehydratase — translated: MSQTPVPSSRISAVDTYDIRFPTSRELDGSDAMNPDPDYSAAYVVLRTDAEGGPEGHGFTFTIGRGNEVQVAAIHALRHHVVGRSVNEVCADPGVLFRDLIGDSQLRWLGPEKGVMHMAIGAVTNAVWDLAAKRARKPLWQFLADADPEWLVGQIDFRYLTDALSPEEALTLLRRGRDGAEDRRARLLERGYPAYTTSAGWLGYDDDKLTRLAADAVADGFRQIKLKVGADLEDDIRRCRVARSVIGPDIRMAIDANQRWDVDEAIRWTKALAEFDPYWIEEPTSPDDVLGHAAIRKAVTPVKVATGEHVHNRVVFKQLLQAGAIDVVQIDAARVAGVNENLAILLLAAKFGVPVCPHAGGVGLCELVQHLSMFDYVAVSGTTDDRVIEYVDHLHDHFLDPVVIRDGHYTAPTAPGFSADMRPESIARYTFPGGAFWAADLQTQQKGQAA
- a CDS encoding SDR family NAD(P)-dependent oxidoreductase — translated: MNDFEGLRALVTGGASGIGRATAELLAARGAQVAVLDLDPSSVEKPLLAHRADVTDDASVREAVAAALAELGGLDILINNAGIGAQGTVEDNDDAEWHRVMDVNVVGMVRAARAALPHLRESSHAAIVNTCSIAATAGLPQRALYSATKGAVYSLTLAMAADHVREGIRVNCVNPGTVDTPWVGRLLGVAADPAAERAALEARQPTGRLVSAAEVAGAIAYLASPLSGATTGTALAVDGGMQGLRLRPAGR
- a CDS encoding aldo/keto reductase, with the protein product MNTLGRSGVEVTPLAFGAAPIGNLFTEITEEQAHETVAAAWQQGIRYFDTAPHYGLGLSERRLGAALREHPREAYTISTKVGRRLEPVDTPGDDLAHGFAVPASHRRVWDFSADGIRRTLDAGLERLGLDRVDVVYLHDPDDHAEQAFHEAYPALEKLRSEGVVGAIGAGMNQAGMLTRFVRDTDVDVVLCAGRYTLLDQSALTELLPAAVDRGTSVVIGGAFNSGLLADPRPESTYDYDRAPQEVLDRALRMQSVAHRHGITLRAAALSYCAAHPAVASVLVGARSAAEVRDCAEQFASQVPQAFWRELRETGLLSDEEPS
- a CDS encoding L-rhamnose mutarotase, which produces MRVALHTKVRADRVAEYEAAHREVPKELTDAIRAAGATSWTIWRSGTDLFHVLECADYARLLAELERLPVNVAWQARMAELLDVVHDYSDEGADAGLPVVWELP
- a CDS encoding amidohydrolase; its protein translation is MTVDAHHHVWDLSVRDQDWITGDELRPIRRNFSVADLEPEARAAGVDRTVLVQTVTVPDETPEFLALAAAHDLIGAVVGWTDLTRPDVADELARLRELPGGDHLKGIRHQVQGEPDPEWLLRPDVRRGLAAVADAGLVYDLVVLPHQLPACAKAAADHPDLTFVLDHLGKPPIASGRQEPWASAVRTLAALPNTVCKISGMVTEADPRFWTVDDLRPYADTVLEAFGPDRLMFGSDWPVCTLAATYGEVLWAARELTDASDRSRIFEATATRVYDL
- a CDS encoding lipase maturation factor family protein yields the protein MEWFIAPDYWLSRLVFQRALAAVYLVAFVTAALQFRPLLGERGMLPIPRFVARVPFQQAPSLFQLHYSDRFFAASAWAGCAVSAALLAGLDSLLPLWGGMLLWLVPWVLYLSIVNVGQTWYGFGWESLLLEVGFLAVFLGNDEVAPPIVVLFLLRWILFRVEFGAGLIKMRGDACWRNLTCLYHHHETQPMPGPLSWFFHHLPRPLHRAEVAANHFTQLVVPILLFTPQPIATAAASLMIVTQLWLVLSGNFSWLNWITIVLALSAIEFPTTPPSVADAPLWYEIVVLAVAALLVGLSYRPVRNMISRRQVMNRSFDPLHLVNTYGAFGSVSRVRYEVVVEGTTDPVAREDSDWREYEFKGKPGDPRHWPRQFAPYHLRLDWMMWFAALSPAYAGSWFGALVERLLENDRATLKLLRRSPFQPDEPPRFVRARLFRYRYTTWRELRETGACWERTYVREYLPPTRLAGVTQRS